A single region of the Pararge aegeria chromosome 18, ilParAegt1.1, whole genome shotgun sequence genome encodes:
- the LOC120631621 gene encoding uncharacterized protein LOC120631621: MTVILLTACLLHLTAVNSYGNGYEKFKTYQLDVPGKEPITIIENTPKKDNVRQWEVTETTSDNDSDMKNLMTDIIHDVKENRPRCYGPSCQEGFIENEGPQEDFEDYAIENMDKLKSFKDFSNERLQAIAALAAKLKRNKIKSDRFSATSNQEDENDDKVYTSWNRLKVKQHKHPFDDKDGWVTLEPVAWSTSKISKWKPNVKKQKPTYWNNDDDDTKYSNDDRFTSYQETDNGYMYPQNRPTLSRPGFINNKLHIPQEYEPELPSKPTWTKNKPQPQQQSVHSYQSSWSSDDSRRPYKPVTNCDKDDPYTNDDAVYYGMSDSVVTDPRPSNFPYEYEALHQSSMQKRPARRPTQVVYSDIDDDRSSRPPHGDGHWVLLSTTKGYRNKKRQRSLEPPAENIAVPSITSHQSVSLTVLPTDDHSRTNMTTSHGGLLEVEKSFQTVEESKRDMDMKNDLEVAASQHRPMRNKLIRKKLVGNKNSPDSSTVMAAVGAGMVPATMAMVVPMMLGRRRRRDLYNEPQILYLNEYLQRNN, from the coding sequence ATGACAGTGATTCTACTAACCGCATGTTTACTTCACCTAACTGCAGTAAATAGCTACGGAAACggatatgaaaaatttaaaacttaccaGTTAGATGTTCCCGGTAAAGAACCAATTACAATAATCGAAAACACTCCCAAAAAAGATAATGTGCGACAGTGGGAAGTCACTGAAACTACCTCAGATAATGATTCCGATATGAAAAACCTTATGACCGATATAATTCATGATGTGAAAGAAAACAGACCGCGGTGCTATGGGCCTTCTTGTCAAGAAGGATTCATCGAAAACGAAGGTCCACAAGAAGATTTTGAAGACTATGCAATAGAAAATATGGACAAATTGAAAAGTTTTAAAGACTTTTCGAATGAACGTCTTCAAGCTATCGCGGCTTTGGCAGCGAAattaaaaaggaataaaataaaatcagacCGATTCTCTGCAACATCAAATCAAGAAGACGAAAATGATGACAAAGTATATACTTCTTGGAATCGTCTTAAAGTAAAGCAACATAAACATCCTTTTGACGATAAAGATGGTTGGGTGACATTAGAACCGGTGGCTTGGTCTACGAGCAAAATATCAAAATGGAAGCCGAATGTTAAAAAGCAAAAACCTACCTATTggaataatgatgatgatgatacaaaataTTCTAATGATGACCGGTTCACTTCATACCAAGAGACGGATAACGGGTACATGTATCCTCAAAACAGACCAACTCTGTCACGCCCtgggtttataaataataaacttcataTTCCTCAAGAATACGAACCAGAATTGCCTTCAAAACCGACATGGACTAAAAACAAACCTCAACCCCAGCAACAATCGGTGCACAGTTATCAATCATCGTGGTCATCTGATGACAGCCGACGTCCATACAAACCAGTGACAAATTGTGATAAAGATGATCCATATacaaatgatgatgcagtttattATGGAATGTCTGATTCTGTTGTGACTGATCCCCGCCCATCTAACTTCCCATATGAATATGAAGCGCTGCATCAGTCGTCGATGCAAAAGCGACCAGCAAGAAGACCAACACAGGTCGTTTACTCCGACATAGACGATGATCGTTCATCGAGACCTCCGCATGGTGATGGTCACTGGGTTTTACTTTCGACTACAAAAGGATATAGGAACAAGAAACGCCAGAGATCACTTGAACCTCCTGCAGAAAATATAGCAGTACCGTCTATAACATCTCATCAGTCAGTTTCTCTAACTGTTCTACCAACTGATGATCACTCTCGTACAAACATGACAACATCACATGGTGGTTTATTGGAAGTTGAGAAAAGTTTTCAGACTGTTGAAGAATCTAAACGTGACATGGATATGAAGAATGACTTAGAAGTAGCAGCAAGCCAGCATAGGCCTATGAGGAATAAATTGATACGTAAAAAACTTGTGGGTAACAAAAATTCACCTGATAGTTCGACAGTGATGGCGGCTGTTGGAGCAGGAATGGTTCCTGCTACGATGGCTATGGTAGTGCCAATGATGTTAGGTAGACGTCGACGAAGGGATCTTTATAACGAACCTCAGATCttgtatttaaatgaatatctCCAAAGAAATAATTAA